From one Oceanimonas doudoroffii genomic stretch:
- the ccoG gene encoding cytochrome c oxidase accessory protein CcoG, whose amino-acid sequence MNDTSSRIDVKVCTDVSRPRDQGHIYVRAQQGRWQRLRRQLGWGLMLLFLAGPWLRWNGAQAILLDWEAQRFHLFGMTIWPQDLTLLALLLMVAAFALFFITAWLGRVWCGYLCPQTVWTFWFIWVEEKLEGSANRRRRRDQEAWSVDTLLRKGGKHLIWWLIALLSGFSFIAYFTPATELATGLLTGSAGAWPTFWVLLFALCTYLNAGWMRTLMCTHMCPYSRFQSAMFDADTLSAAYDAGRGEARGPRARKADHRAQGLGDCIDCNLCVQVCPAGIDIRDGLQYECINCGACIDACDQTMNRMGYPLGLIRYASENELAGQGVTRRRLRMWAYAAVMVAMLGLMLAAALLREPLALEVLRDRNELYRETLSGRIENTYTLKVANKTQQPQTILLEVEGLVQPDWRGQRQWQLAPGEMRLVPVSLSVADGSLIRPVQAIEFVVRHRGDEVRTDSRFFGPRP is encoded by the coding sequence ATGAACGACACTTCCTCCCGAATCGACGTCAAGGTGTGTACCGACGTGTCCCGGCCCCGTGATCAGGGGCATATCTATGTACGGGCCCAGCAGGGCCGCTGGCAACGGTTGCGCCGCCAGCTGGGCTGGGGGCTGATGCTGCTGTTCCTGGCCGGGCCCTGGCTGCGCTGGAACGGTGCCCAGGCAATATTGCTCGACTGGGAAGCCCAGCGGTTTCACCTGTTCGGCATGACCATCTGGCCTCAGGATCTGACCTTGCTGGCCCTGTTGCTGATGGTGGCGGCCTTTGCCCTGTTTTTTATCACCGCCTGGCTGGGACGGGTCTGGTGCGGCTACCTGTGTCCGCAAACGGTATGGACCTTCTGGTTTATCTGGGTGGAAGAAAAGCTGGAAGGTAGTGCCAACCGGCGGCGGCGGCGGGATCAGGAAGCCTGGAGTGTCGACACGTTGTTGCGCAAGGGCGGCAAGCACCTGATCTGGTGGCTGATAGCGCTGCTGAGTGGTTTCTCCTTTATTGCCTATTTCACCCCCGCCACCGAGTTGGCCACCGGCCTGCTGACGGGGTCGGCGGGAGCCTGGCCCACTTTCTGGGTGTTGTTGTTCGCCCTTTGTACCTACCTCAACGCGGGCTGGATGCGTACCCTGATGTGCACGCACATGTGTCCTTATTCCCGCTTTCAGTCGGCCATGTTTGACGCCGATACCCTGAGCGCCGCCTACGATGCCGGCCGTGGCGAGGCCCGGGGACCGCGGGCACGCAAGGCCGATCACCGTGCCCAGGGGCTGGGGGACTGCATCGACTGCAACCTCTGCGTGCAGGTGTGTCCGGCGGGCATCGACATTCGCGACGGCCTGCAGTACGAGTGCATCAACTGCGGCGCCTGCATTGATGCCTGCGATCAGACCATGAACCGCATGGGCTACCCCCTGGGACTTATTCGGTACGCCAGCGAAAATGAGCTGGCCGGCCAGGGCGTGACCCGCCGGCGACTGCGCATGTGGGCCTACGCCGCCGTCATGGTTGCCATGCTGGGGCTGATGTTGGCGGCGGCGCTGCTGCGTGAGCCGCTTGCTTTGGAAGTGTTGCGGGATCGCAATGAGCTGTATAGGGAGACCCTTTCGGGCCGAATTGAAAACACCTATACCCTGAAGGTGGCGAACAAGACCCAGCAGCCGCAAACCATACTGCTGGAGGTGGAAGGGCTGGTGCAGCCGGACTGGCGCGGTCAGCGGCAATGGCAGCTGGCACCGGGGGAGATGCGGCTGGTGCCGGTCAGCCTGTCGGTGGCCGACGGCAGCCTGATTCGCCCGGTGCAGGCCATTGAGTTCGTGGTGCGCCACCGGGGTGATGAAGTCCGTACCGACAGCCGCTTTTTCGGACCTCGGCCCTGA
- a CDS encoding EAL domain-containing protein, whose product MFLSPPTRLSLLSRLLLAGGLLFTGLAAWQLQQASETQAANRFAAVADQLSLKVEERLFAYALVGRGGVALHGASEAITADEWRRFTESMHDNTALKGMEELGFARFVRESERRAHLAELRRNRLPEHRIHPPGKRDAYGYVLHLETFAQHTYHQPGFDLLSDPEHRRAMFQARDNGRPVLLGHQHAEGSGYMMLQPVYAPGHATSPRATRFQGWVFTGFSMSELIGGLLENHQLDNAQWLGLRVYSGNTMTPSRLLFQQGSPGRAAGPFVERRFVNFNGHQWLLVFEHLAPALAVGYTRSLLTLAAGLTLTLLLLLLLRSTMTTRTRALALAEQLTDEIRQRERQVEKLLNRLQNIAARVPGVVFEYRFGTDGRSSFPYASEGIRQIYGISPQQAAESANAFFDAIHPDDMEAVTDSMRLSSRELTPWRHEFRVRGPNEQPRWLLGDALPRRETDGATSWCGVLTDITVNKQTELALQAASNQARHFREALDHVPSFIYMKDTRFRYTYANRAALELFGCNASTLQGSLDEQFFPEDAALRVRESDRRVLGGELSTEEVEIVGKDGHSTVFLDIKAPIFDDPEQQGVVGLLGIRTDITPLKNSEQQLRQLAQFDPLTKLHNRLMLSDRLYQAMSQARRHGQSLAVVYLDLDGFKHINDSHGHATGDKVLATTARRMKDAVREGDTLARVGGDEFVAILLDLPGEECAPLLERLLEATARPVTVGHLRLRVTASLGVTFYPQAEDLAPDQLLRQADQAMYQAKLAGKNRYHLFDTEQDRDMRSHHESLERIRTALQRGEFVLHYQPKVNLRTGEVLGTEALIRWQHPDKGLLPPSHFLPAIEDHALSVDLGNWVIDSALQQLREWRGTGLDFPVSVNVGARQLRQPDFADQLRRLLGHYPDIDPAMLELEVLETSALGDLAQIAERLSDCRALGVGLSLDDFGTGYSSLTYLKRLPASTVKVDQSFVRDILEDPEDLTILDGVLSLADAFDLQVLAEGVETKTHGDMLLRIGCELAQGYGIARPMPAADLAGWVQQWQPEPHWATLPKVERARLPLLYAGIEHTAWLESVRTALHHPGRGWPELNAQQCRFGLWYHDCGTKEQERLTSLAKLHRQLHGLATELRQLHAGGKPQQARLRFNELHELHRQWVAELEHQLQTRAGDNITPLRRPLKSV is encoded by the coding sequence ATGTTTCTCTCCCCCCCTACCCGCCTTTCTCTGCTGAGCCGGCTGTTGCTGGCCGGCGGCCTGCTGTTTACCGGGCTGGCGGCATGGCAGCTGCAACAAGCCAGCGAGACCCAGGCCGCCAACCGCTTTGCCGCGGTGGCCGATCAGCTCAGCCTCAAGGTGGAGGAACGCCTGTTTGCCTACGCCCTCGTCGGCCGTGGCGGGGTCGCCCTGCACGGGGCATCGGAAGCCATTACCGCGGACGAGTGGCGCCGGTTTACCGAAAGCATGCACGACAACACCGCGCTCAAGGGCATGGAGGAGCTGGGTTTTGCCCGCTTTGTACGCGAGTCCGAACGCCGAGCCCACCTCGCTGAACTGCGCCGTAACCGACTGCCCGAGCACCGTATTCATCCCCCCGGCAAGCGGGACGCCTACGGTTATGTGCTGCACCTCGAGACCTTTGCTCAACACACTTACCACCAGCCGGGCTTTGATCTACTGAGCGACCCCGAGCACCGGCGGGCCATGTTCCAGGCCAGAGACAACGGCCGCCCGGTACTGCTCGGTCATCAACACGCCGAAGGCTCGGGCTACATGATGCTGCAACCGGTCTATGCTCCGGGCCATGCCACCAGCCCTCGCGCCACCCGGTTTCAGGGCTGGGTATTCACCGGTTTCAGCATGTCGGAGTTGATTGGCGGCCTGCTCGAGAACCATCAGCTTGATAACGCCCAGTGGCTGGGCCTGCGGGTCTACAGTGGCAACACCATGACCCCGTCCCGCCTGCTGTTTCAGCAAGGCAGCCCCGGCCGCGCCGCCGGGCCCTTTGTGGAGCGGCGCTTTGTCAATTTCAATGGCCACCAGTGGCTGCTGGTGTTTGAACACCTCGCCCCCGCCCTTGCCGTGGGCTATACCCGCAGCCTGCTGACCCTGGCCGCCGGCCTTACTCTGACCCTGCTGTTGCTGTTACTGCTGCGCTCGACCATGACCACCCGCACTCGGGCCCTGGCACTGGCCGAACAACTGACCGACGAAATCCGCCAGCGTGAACGTCAGGTGGAAAAGCTGCTGAACCGGCTGCAAAACATCGCCGCCCGGGTCCCCGGCGTGGTATTTGAATATCGCTTCGGCACCGATGGCCGCAGTTCCTTTCCCTATGCCAGTGAAGGTATTCGCCAGATCTACGGCATCAGCCCGCAGCAGGCCGCGGAAAGCGCCAACGCCTTTTTTGATGCCATTCACCCCGACGACATGGAGGCGGTCACCGACAGCATGCGGCTGTCGTCCCGCGAGCTCACCCCCTGGCGACATGAGTTTCGAGTGCGCGGCCCGAACGAACAACCCCGCTGGTTGCTGGGCGACGCCCTGCCCCGGCGGGAAACCGACGGTGCCACCAGCTGGTGCGGCGTGCTCACCGATATTACGGTCAACAAACAGACCGAGCTGGCGCTGCAGGCGGCCAGCAATCAGGCCCGCCATTTTCGCGAAGCATTGGATCACGTGCCCTCCTTCATTTACATGAAGGACACCCGCTTCCGCTATACCTACGCCAACCGTGCCGCCCTGGAACTGTTCGGCTGCAATGCCAGCACCCTGCAGGGCAGCCTTGACGAACAGTTTTTTCCCGAGGACGCCGCCCTGCGCGTGCGCGAGTCCGACAGGCGGGTACTGGGCGGCGAGCTCAGCACCGAAGAGGTGGAGATCGTCGGCAAGGATGGCCACAGCACCGTATTCCTCGACATCAAGGCGCCCATCTTTGACGATCCCGAACAGCAAGGCGTGGTCGGCCTGCTCGGCATTCGCACCGACATCACACCGCTGAAAAACAGCGAGCAACAGCTGCGCCAGCTGGCGCAGTTTGACCCGCTTACCAAGCTGCACAACCGGCTGATGCTCTCGGACAGACTGTATCAGGCCATGTCCCAGGCCCGACGCCACGGCCAGTCGCTGGCGGTGGTCTACCTGGATCTGGACGGTTTCAAACACATCAACGACAGCCACGGCCACGCCACCGGCGACAAGGTGCTGGCCACCACGGCCCGGCGCATGAAGGACGCGGTACGCGAAGGTGATACTCTGGCCCGGGTGGGCGGCGACGAATTTGTGGCCATACTGCTGGATTTGCCCGGTGAGGAGTGCGCCCCACTGCTGGAACGCCTGCTGGAGGCCACCGCCCGGCCGGTGACGGTCGGCCATCTTAGACTCAGGGTGACCGCCAGCCTGGGGGTCACTTTTTACCCCCAGGCCGAAGATCTGGCGCCGGATCAGCTACTACGCCAAGCCGATCAGGCCATGTATCAGGCCAAGCTGGCGGGAAAAAACCGCTACCACCTGTTCGACACCGAGCAGGACAGGGACATGCGCAGCCATCATGAAAGCCTGGAGCGCATTCGCACCGCCCTGCAGCGGGGAGAATTCGTGCTTCATTACCAGCCCAAGGTCAACCTGCGCACCGGCGAAGTGCTCGGCACCGAGGCCCTGATCCGCTGGCAGCATCCCGACAAGGGACTGCTGCCGCCTTCCCATTTCCTACCGGCCATCGAGGATCACGCCCTTAGCGTCGACCTGGGCAACTGGGTCATCGACTCGGCCCTGCAACAGCTGCGCGAATGGCGCGGCACCGGGCTGGACTTTCCCGTCAGCGTCAACGTCGGCGCCCGCCAGCTCAGGCAGCCGGACTTTGCCGATCAGCTACGCCGGCTGCTCGGCCACTACCCGGACATCGACCCGGCCATGCTGGAATTGGAGGTACTGGAAACCAGTGCCCTTGGCGATCTGGCACAGATCGCCGAACGGCTGAGCGATTGTCGGGCCCTGGGCGTGGGCCTGTCGCTGGATGACTTTGGAACCGGTTACTCGTCCCTGACCTACCTGAAACGACTACCCGCCTCCACGGTCAAGGTGGATCAGAGCTTCGTGCGCGACATTCTAGAAGACCCGGAGGATCTGACCATACTCGACGGTGTGCTCAGCCTGGCCGATGCCTTTGATTTGCAGGTGTTGGCGGAAGGGGTGGAAACCAAAACCCACGGCGACATGCTGCTGCGCATTGGCTGCGAGCTGGCCCAGGGCTATGGCATCGCTCGGCCCATGCCCGCCGCCGACCTCGCCGGCTGGGTGCAACAATGGCAGCCGGAGCCCCACTGGGCCACCCTGCCAAAGGTGGAGCGGGCCCGCCTGCCCTTGCTGTATGCGGGTATTGAGCATACCGCCTGGCTTGAGTCCGTTCGCACCGCCCTGCACCACCCGGGCCGGGGCTGGCCCGAGTTGAATGCCCAGCAATGCCGGTTCGGACTCTGGTACCACGACTGCGGCACAAAAGAGCAGGAGCGGCTGACTTCCCTAGCCAAACTGCACCGCCAGCTACACGGCCTGGCCACCGAGTTGCGTCAGCTCCATGCCGGCGGCAAACCGCAACAGGCGCGGCTCCGCTTCAACGAACTCCATGAGTTGCACCGGCAGTGGGTGGCAGAGCTTGAACATCAGCTGCAGACTCGCGCCGGCGACAACATCACGCCCCTTCGCCGCCCCCTGAAAAGCGTCTGA
- a CDS encoding NADP(H)-dependent aldo-keto reductase: MQYRKLGNTDIDVSLIGLGTMTWGEQNSEAEAHAQLDMAMDHGVNLIDTAELYPIPPREHTQGATETMIGHWLAARGCRDRVVLATKVVGRAHDPKRPSYFRDGKPMLDRANIVKALDDSLRRLQTDYVDFYQLHWPDRRTNMFGQLGFEQLDDADTVPIAETLAVLDELVKAGKIRHIGLSNETPWGVHQFLREAERHNYPRIQGIQNPYNLLNRTYEIGLSEFSLREQVGLLAYSPLAFGMLTGKYENGAQPEGARLTLYNRFQRYNGAASRAATSAYVALARQHGLTPTQLAQAFVNTRPFVTSNLIGATSLTQLKENLDSVHVVLTEELQQGIADIHQQYPNPAP, from the coding sequence ATGCAATACCGAAAACTGGGCAATACCGATATCGACGTCAGCCTCATCGGCCTCGGCACCATGACCTGGGGCGAGCAAAACAGTGAGGCCGAGGCCCACGCCCAGCTCGACATGGCCATGGACCATGGCGTCAACCTCATCGACACCGCCGAGCTCTATCCCATCCCCCCGCGGGAGCACACTCAAGGCGCCACCGAAACCATGATTGGCCACTGGCTGGCGGCCAGGGGCTGCCGTGACCGAGTGGTACTGGCCACCAAGGTGGTGGGCCGGGCCCACGACCCCAAGCGTCCGTCCTACTTTCGCGACGGCAAGCCCATGCTGGACCGGGCCAATATCGTTAAGGCCCTGGATGACAGCCTGCGCCGGCTGCAGACCGACTATGTCGACTTTTATCAGCTGCATTGGCCCGATCGCCGCACCAACATGTTCGGCCAGCTCGGCTTTGAGCAGCTCGACGATGCCGATACCGTGCCCATTGCCGAAACCCTGGCGGTGCTCGACGAGCTGGTCAAGGCCGGCAAAATCCGCCACATTGGCCTGTCCAATGAAACCCCCTGGGGTGTACACCAGTTTCTGCGGGAAGCCGAGCGCCACAACTATCCGCGCATTCAGGGCATTCAGAACCCCTACAACCTGCTCAACCGCACCTATGAAATCGGCCTGTCCGAATTCTCCCTGCGCGAGCAAGTGGGGCTACTGGCCTACTCACCCCTGGCCTTTGGCATGCTCACCGGCAAATACGAAAACGGCGCGCAGCCCGAAGGGGCCCGACTCACCCTGTATAATCGTTTTCAGCGTTACAACGGTGCCGCCTCACGGGCCGCCACCAGCGCCTATGTAGCCCTGGCCCGACAGCATGGCCTTACCCCCACCCAGCTGGCCCAGGCCTTCGTCAACACCCGGCCTTTTGTCACCAGCAACCTGATTGGCGCCACCAGCCTGACCCAGTTGAAGGAAAACCTCGACAGTGTCCATGTGGTGCTGACCGAGGAGCTGCAACAAGGCATTGCCGACATTCATCAGCAATATCCCAACCCGGCACCCTGA
- a CDS encoding PhoX family protein: protein MSRFERQDELNHPRNEVPEFTQLVEKGLSRRRFLGGAAALGAAAFFTVSPLSRAVAAATKASPLMGFAPVPASTKDTITVPAGYQVERLVSWGDPLFGTVPEFSETGNSADAQAGQFGDNNDGMSFFALDDNTAILAVNNEYCNYEIMFPHQGKNMSADDVKCAQAAHGVSIMTLQKQDGRWRLTKDGKYNRRIHANTPMAIGGPAKGHPLLQTAADPKGEWALGTFNNCANGMTPWGTYLTCEENFNGYFGSQHDADITPAQARYGIGREDAGWQWHTHDSRFDLAEHPNEANRFGWVVEIDPKDPDSMPVKRTALGRFKHENAELVIDQSGHAVVYLGDDERGEHLYRFVSKHKYNPDDQAANRNLLDEGTLYVAKFHEGQDGELRGKGEWLELTHGKNGLTAENGFASQADVLIHARLAATQVGATTMDRPEWVAAHPHEPVVFCTLTNNKNRGVHDNQPVGGPNPRAENHYGQILRWRPAGGNHTASEFDWDLFVLAGNPTVHGEGLYAGSANINADNMFNSPDGIGFDQGGRLWIQTDGNYSNQGDFAGQGNNQMLCADPNSGEIRRFLTGPVACEVTGLAFTPDYKTLFVGIQHPGEDLAGSHFPLGGNSKPRSSVMMITREDGGIIGA from the coding sequence ATGAGTCGCTTTGAACGTCAGGACGAGCTGAACCATCCCCGGAACGAGGTTCCCGAATTTACCCAGCTGGTAGAAAAAGGCCTGAGCCGCCGCCGCTTCCTCGGTGGTGCCGCCGCCCTGGGCGCCGCCGCCTTCTTTACCGTCTCGCCCCTGTCCCGGGCCGTGGCCGCCGCCACCAAGGCAAGCCCGCTGATGGGCTTTGCCCCCGTTCCGGCCAGCACCAAAGACACCATTACCGTACCGGCAGGCTACCAGGTGGAGCGTCTGGTATCCTGGGGCGATCCCCTGTTTGGCACCGTGCCCGAGTTCAGTGAAACCGGCAACAGCGCCGATGCCCAGGCCGGCCAGTTCGGTGACAACAACGACGGCATGAGCTTCTTTGCCCTCGACGACAACACCGCCATTCTGGCGGTCAACAACGAATATTGTAATTACGAAATCATGTTCCCCCACCAGGGCAAGAACATGAGCGCGGACGACGTCAAATGCGCCCAGGCCGCCCACGGCGTGTCCATTATGACCCTGCAAAAGCAGGATGGGCGCTGGCGCCTGACCAAAGACGGCAAATACAACCGCCGCATTCACGCCAATACTCCCATGGCCATCGGCGGCCCGGCCAAAGGCCACCCTCTGCTGCAAACCGCCGCAGACCCCAAGGGCGAGTGGGCGCTGGGCACCTTTAACAACTGCGCCAACGGCATGACGCCCTGGGGCACCTACCTCACCTGTGAGGAAAACTTCAACGGTTACTTCGGCAGCCAGCATGACGCCGACATTACTCCCGCCCAGGCCCGCTATGGCATTGGCCGGGAAGACGCCGGCTGGCAGTGGCATACCCATGACTCGCGCTTTGATCTGGCCGAGCACCCCAACGAGGCCAACCGCTTCGGCTGGGTGGTGGAGATCGACCCCAAGGATCCGGATTCCATGCCGGTCAAGCGCACGGCGCTGGGCCGTTTCAAGCACGAGAATGCCGAGCTGGTCATCGACCAAAGCGGCCATGCCGTGGTGTATCTGGGCGACGATGAGCGCGGCGAGCACCTGTATCGCTTCGTGAGCAAGCACAAATACAACCCCGATGACCAGGCTGCCAACCGCAACCTGCTGGATGAAGGCACCCTCTACGTAGCCAAATTCCACGAAGGCCAGGACGGCGAGCTCAGGGGCAAGGGCGAGTGGCTCGAGCTGACCCATGGCAAGAACGGCCTGACCGCGGAAAACGGCTTTGCCAGCCAGGCCGACGTGCTGATCCATGCTCGCCTGGCCGCCACCCAGGTGGGCGCCACCACCATGGACAGGCCCGAATGGGTAGCGGCTCACCCCCATGAGCCCGTGGTGTTTTGCACCCTGACCAACAACAAGAACCGTGGCGTGCATGACAACCAGCCGGTGGGCGGCCCCAACCCCCGCGCCGAAAACCATTACGGCCAGATCCTGCGCTGGCGCCCGGCCGGTGGCAACCACACCGCCAGTGAGTTTGACTGGGATCTGTTCGTGCTGGCAGGCAACCCGACCGTGCACGGTGAAGGCCTGTACGCCGGCTCCGCCAATATCAACGCCGACAACATGTTCAACAGCCCCGATGGCATCGGCTTTGATCAGGGCGGCAGGCTGTGGATTCAGACCGATGGCAACTACTCCAATCAGGGCGACTTCGCCGGCCAGGGCAACAATCAGATGCTCTGTGCCGATCCCAACAGTGGCGAAATTCGACGTTTCCTCACCGGCCCCGTGGCCTGTGAGGTGACCGGACTGGCCTTTACCCCGGATTACAAAACCCTGTTTGTGGGCATTCAACACCCGGGCGAAGATCTGGCCGGCTCTCACTTCCCCCTGGGTGGCAACAGCAAACCCCGCTCCAGCGTCATGATGATCACTCGGGAAGACGGCGGCATTATCGGCGCCTGA